One Nostoc punctiforme PCC 73102 DNA window includes the following coding sequences:
- a CDS encoding cytochrome c oxidase subunit II, whose product MKIPTSIWTLLIGIVLTLASFWYGQNHGLLPAAATDEAVLVDGLFNAMMIVSTGIFLLVEGILIYSAFRYRQRAGDNKDGPPVEGNIPLEILWTAIPAIIVIGISVYSFDVYNEIGGFDPHAIHEAPMMNQESMAMPGSAMAATLSDTPPSTEPNLNQEKSDEAMQDPATAAVRNADQIPQLRNAPGVGSVAPTIGGTPDKAGKPAELQVNVTGLQYAWIFTYPETGITTGEMHVPIGREVQISMTANDVIHAFWVPEFRLKQDAIPGRQSEIRFTPQKAGDYTLICAELCGPYHGAMRAPVVVEPQEAFDKWMQEQLVASKETLNQAIAVNPADLSPNEFLAPYTKDMGIKPEILHQVHH is encoded by the coding sequence GTGAAGATTCCAACTTCCATCTGGACATTACTCATTGGCATCGTGCTAACGCTAGCCAGCTTTTGGTACGGTCAAAATCACGGTCTGTTGCCAGCAGCCGCCACTGATGAAGCCGTCTTGGTGGATGGTCTGTTCAACGCGATGATGATCGTTTCTACAGGGATATTTCTGCTCGTTGAAGGTATTTTAATTTACTCTGCATTTAGATATCGTCAGCGTGCAGGTGACAATAAAGACGGTCCACCAGTTGAAGGCAATATACCTCTAGAAATTCTCTGGACGGCGATCCCAGCAATTATCGTTATCGGTATTTCGGTTTACAGCTTTGATGTCTACAACGAAATCGGTGGCTTTGATCCCCATGCTATTCATGAAGCGCCGATGATGAATCAGGAGTCAATGGCAATGCCTGGAAGTGCGATGGCGGCAACTTTAAGCGATACTCCTCCTAGCACCGAACCCAACCTCAATCAAGAAAAATCTGATGAGGCAATGCAAGATCCAGCTACGGCAGCAGTTCGTAATGCTGACCAAATTCCCCAACTGCGGAATGCCCCAGGTGTAGGTAGTGTTGCTCCGACAATTGGGGGAACTCCTGATAAAGCAGGTAAACCAGCTGAATTACAAGTCAACGTCACTGGTCTACAATATGCCTGGATTTTCACTTATCCTGAAACTGGTATAACTACAGGTGAAATGCACGTCCCCATCGGGCGAGAAGTGCAAATCAGTATGACCGCCAACGATGTCATTCATGCCTTCTGGGTGCCAGAGTTCCGCCTGAAACAAGATGCGATTCCTGGTAGGCAAAGCGAGATTCGCTTCACCCCCCAAAAAGCAGGAGATTATACCCTGATCTGTGCTGAACTTTGTGGCCCCTACCACGGTGCAATGAGAGCGCCAGTAGTTGTTGAGCCACAAGAAGCCTTTGATAAATGGATGCAAGAACAGCTAGTTGCCAGCAAAGAAACGCTAAATCAAGCCATTGCTGTTAACCCTGCCGATCTATCCCCAAATGAATTTCTTGCTCCTTACACCAAGGATATGGGAATTAAACCAGAAATTCTGCATCAAGTTCACCATTAA
- a CDS encoding serine/threonine-protein kinase, whose protein sequence is MSQNPLVRKKLRSRFETVKLLESGDSGNTYLLAGARRNMHQYSLTRKTLRNRFEIIKHLGSGGSGDTYLAVDLDLPGQPHCVVKHFQPKDSNPAVLPIAKKLFDREAEVLYQLGNDHDQIPRLFAHFDEDGDFYLVQEFIDGHALTQEIVSGQRLSESVVLSLLKDILEVLAFVHQNNIIHRDIKPQNLMRRRSDRKIVLIDFGSIKKIGALGAGLTIAVGTPGYMPSEQAKGKPKLCSDIYAVGMIGIQALTGLIPEQIKEDPNTGEVLWRDQVQVSDALANILDTMVRDRYNQRYQSATEALQALNSALLLPQSSESAGINQNSDDTYLLNYRNFVLLLGIGLGATTSFIVLILIYTFINTSASSPNKPTQLNNFIEKFVEQRFTNANVNSLTAKSVAKKGVCKNNCSIAKTTKKQIKSHDSSPL, encoded by the coding sequence ATGAGCCAGAACCCTCTAGTTAGAAAAAAACTTCGGAGTCGCTTTGAGACTGTCAAACTCTTGGAAAGCGGAGATTCTGGTAATACTTACTTGTTAGCAGGTGCTAGACGTAACATGCATCAATACTCTCTCACCAGAAAAACACTTCGGAATCGCTTTGAAATTATCAAGCACTTAGGAAGCGGAGGCTCTGGTGATACATACTTAGCCGTAGACCTAGATTTACCAGGACAACCCCATTGTGTGGTCAAACATTTCCAACCAAAAGATTCCAATCCTGCTGTTCTACCCATCGCTAAAAAGTTATTTGATCGAGAAGCAGAAGTTTTATACCAGCTAGGCAACGATCACGATCAAATTCCTAGACTGTTTGCCCATTTTGATGAAGATGGAGATTTCTATTTAGTCCAAGAGTTTATTGATGGTCATGCGTTAACCCAAGAAATTGTCTCAGGTCAGCGTCTGAGCGAGAGTGTAGTCTTAAGTTTATTAAAAGACATTTTGGAAGTGCTGGCATTCGTCCATCAAAATAACATTATTCATCGGGATATTAAGCCCCAAAATTTAATGCGGCGGCGCTCCGATCGGAAGATTGTGCTAATTGACTTTGGGAGTATTAAGAAAATTGGTGCTTTGGGAGCAGGTTTAACTATTGCTGTTGGGACTCCTGGTTATATGCCAAGCGAACAGGCTAAAGGAAAACCAAAACTTTGCAGCGATATCTATGCAGTAGGGATGATAGGCATTCAAGCTTTGACAGGTTTAATCCCTGAGCAAATAAAAGAAGATCCCAATACTGGAGAAGTTCTCTGGCGCGATCAGGTACAGGTAAGTGATGCTCTTGCAAATATTTTAGATACAATGGTTCGCGATCGCTACAACCAGCGTTATCAGTCTGCTACAGAAGCTTTGCAAGCACTTAATTCTGCTCTGCTGTTGCCACAGTCATCAGAATCTGCTGGCATCAACCAAAATTCTGATGATACCTATTTGCTAAATTATAGAAACTTTGTTTTGCTTCTAGGAATAGGGCTTGGTGCTACCACTAGTTTTATAGTACTAATTTTAATCTATACATTTATTAATACAAGTGCATCGTCTCCAAACAAACCTACTCAATTAAATAATTTTATAGAAAAATTCGTTGAGCAACGATTTACTAATGCCAATGTGAATAGCCTAACAGCCAAATCAGTAGCTAAAAAAGGAGTCTGCAAAAACAATTGCAGCATTGCAAAGACTACTAAAAAGCAAATCAAATCTCATGATAGCAGTCCACTTTGA
- a CDS encoding tetratricopeptide repeat protein, with translation MLNEELFDEGENQDAYDDLIVSIEAQKRGLNLLIAVCDDASFRDEIIAQYEAELQPAFHPYRATLARQEPSLKAALNQLVQQEEYLRQQNPAVITVTGAEQLYFLRLGNEQSEQEKFFGYLQWTREGLREFPFAIVLWVTNQILVNLIKKAPDFWSWRNGVFRFESQKTNAIPGKELENIRFVFRDTELASTDTNENNPFFLPIQDLQKLIEKIEQERGTKDPTLATLYSRLGDIYHSRLDRGESQNYQEEQELAIKYWRQASELQNELGLQIDLANSLNNLAGIYRATGQYSEAEPLYKQALELRKRLLGDNHPSFATSLNNLAGLYKSTGQYAKAELLYQQALELRKRLWGENHADVAVSLNNLALLYDEQGRYDEAEPLYLQSLELEKRLVGENHLSFALILNNLALLYYHQGRYTEAEPLSQQAIELDKRFLGEENPDVATDLHNLGLIYRAQGRYDRAESLFLESLELKQRVLQKAHPLLADTIYALGYMYREQGRYNEAESLCIKALELDKHLLGENHPNVAESLNNLAEIYRATGRYGEAEPLYLQALDICEQVWGVNHHRSVSISQNLEKLATAMQNNGECDVLSTTRCTNDNPFGERIA, from the coding sequence ATGTTAAATGAAGAATTATTTGATGAAGGAGAAAATCAGGATGCGTATGATGATTTAATTGTTTCTATTGAAGCTCAAAAACGAGGCTTAAACTTACTGATTGCAGTTTGCGATGATGCTAGCTTTCGCGATGAAATTATTGCTCAATATGAAGCTGAACTACAACCTGCTTTCCATCCATATCGAGCGACTTTAGCACGTCAGGAACCGAGCCTAAAAGCTGCTCTTAACCAACTGGTACAACAAGAAGAATATCTCCGTCAGCAGAATCCGGCGGTAATCACTGTGACGGGTGCTGAACAACTTTATTTTCTCAGGTTGGGAAATGAGCAATCGGAACAGGAAAAGTTTTTTGGTTACTTACAGTGGACAAGGGAAGGATTGCGCGAATTTCCATTTGCGATCGTGCTTTGGGTAACTAATCAAATTTTAGTCAACCTAATTAAAAAAGCTCCTGATTTTTGGAGTTGGCGTAATGGTGTATTTCGGTTTGAATCTCAAAAGACAAATGCTATTCCTGGTAAAGAATTAGAAAATATCCGCTTTGTTTTTCGAGACACAGAATTAGCTAGCACAGATACTAATGAAAATAACCCCTTTTTCTTGCCTATTCAAGATTTGCAAAAACTAATCGAGAAAATAGAACAAGAACGGGGAACTAAAGACCCTACATTGGCTACTTTATACTCAAGATTGGGCGATATTTACCACAGCAGATTAGATCGGGGTGAATCTCAAAATTATCAAGAAGAACAGGAATTAGCAATTAAATATTGGCGACAGGCGAGTGAGCTACAAAATGAATTAGGTTTGCAGATAGATTTAGCTAATAGTCTCAACAATTTAGCTGGAATATATCGTGCAACAGGACAGTACAGCGAAGCCGAACCCTTATATAAACAAGCTTTAGAACTAAGGAAACGCCTGCTAGGAGACAATCATCCTTCTTTTGCTACTAGCCTGAATAATTTGGCGGGACTTTACAAATCTACTGGACAATATGCTAAAGCGGAACTCCTATATCAACAAGCTTTGGAACTGAGGAAACGCTTGTGGGGAGAAAACCATGCGGATGTCGCCGTCAGTCTGAACAATTTGGCATTACTATATGATGAGCAAGGACGTTATGACGAAGCAGAACCTCTGTATCTGCAATCATTAGAACTTGAAAAACGTTTGGTTGGTGAAAATCATCTTTCTTTCGCTCTTATACTGAATAATTTAGCGCTACTTTATTATCATCAAGGACGTTATACTGAAGCTGAACCATTGTCGCAACAAGCAATAGAATTAGATAAGCGATTTTTGGGAGAAGAGAATCCTGATGTTGCAACAGATTTGCACAATTTAGGATTGATATACCGCGCTCAAGGACGCTACGATCGAGCAGAATCTTTGTTTTTAGAATCCTTGGAACTGAAGCAGCGTGTATTGCAAAAGGCGCATCCACTTTTAGCAGATACTATCTATGCTCTTGGTTATATGTACAGGGAGCAAGGACGCTACAATGAAGCCGAATCTTTATGTATAAAAGCCTTAGAACTTGATAAGCACCTATTGGGAGAAAATCATCCCAATGTTGCCGAAAGTCTCAATAATTTGGCAGAAATTTATCGTGCAACTGGACGTTACGGTGAAGCAGAACCGCTTTATTTGCAAGCTTTAGATATTTGTGAGCAAGTCTGGGGTGTAAATCATCACCGTAGTGTCTCTATTAGTCAAAATCTAGAAAAACTTGCCACAGCAATGCAGAATAATGGAGAGTGCGATGTCTTGTCTACGACACGCTGCACGAACGACAACCCCTTTGGGGAACGCATTGCATAG
- a CDS encoding XisI protein has product MDKIERYRQLIKQVLSEHQQIASNTDTVNSQLILDNENDHYQLAYVGWQGDKRVFGPVMHFDIQNEKIWIQYNGTEESVAERLVELGVPHSDIVIGFHSPFKRQFTSYAVE; this is encoded by the coding sequence ATGGATAAAATAGAACGCTATCGACAACTTATCAAACAAGTATTGAGCGAACATCAACAAATAGCATCTAATACCGATACAGTAAATTCACAATTAATTTTAGACAATGAAAATGACCATTATCAACTAGCTTATGTTGGCTGGCAAGGAGATAAGCGGGTGTTTGGCCCGGTCATGCATTTTGATATTCAAAATGAGAAAATATGGATTCAGTATAATGGTACAGAAGAGTCTGTTGCTGAACGATTGGTTGAGTTAGGTGTACCCCATTCTGATATTGTGATTGGGTTTCATTCTCCTTTTAAACGCCAATTTACTTCTTATGCTGTCGAGTAA
- a CDS encoding GUN4 domain-containing protein, producing the protein MAAAERQGWLGVEELKNFSCQNLRTIDQLWVKYSNGNFGFSVQQTIWESIGFANNVRDYSMWWNFGNLVGWRVKDRWLPYERIQFTAQAPKGHLPFFRAWIGMRKTGLVHSMHQVNRFHAFMYRCAFCHLTQ; encoded by the coding sequence GCTGCCGCAGAGAGACAAGGTTGGCTTGGTGTAGAGGAGTTGAAAAATTTTTCCTGTCAAAATTTACGAACAATTGATCAGCTTTGGGTAAAATACAGTAATGGGAATTTTGGTTTTAGTGTGCAGCAAACTATATGGGAAAGTATTGGATTCGCTAACAACGTTAGAGACTATTCTATGTGGTGGAATTTTGGTAATCTCGTAGGATGGCGTGTAAAAGATAGATGGCTACCCTACGAACGAATACAATTTACAGCCCAAGCTCCCAAAGGACATCTGCCATTTTTTAGAGCATGGATAGGAATGAGAAAAACAGGGCTTGTACATTCAATGCATCAAGTCAATCGTTTTCATGCATTTATGTATAGGTGCGCGTTTTGTCACCTGACTCAATAA
- a CDS encoding cytochrome c oxidase subunit 3 codes for MQSQTIDPAKTELNHHHTAEASVGHHEEHPDHRMFGLVVFLIAEGMIFMGLFGAYLAFRATLPAWPPAGTPELELLLPGVNTINLISSSFVMHNADTAIKKNDARGAQIWLAITAAMGAIFLVGQVYEYTHLEFGLTTNLFASAFYVLTGFHGLHVTIGVLAIVAVLWRSRLPGHYSNEKHFGIEAAEIYWHFVDVIWIILFGLLYLL; via the coding sequence ATGCAAAGTCAAACTATTGACCCAGCTAAAACCGAACTCAATCATCACCATACGGCGGAAGCATCTGTTGGTCATCACGAAGAACATCCAGACCATCGTATGTTTGGGCTAGTTGTCTTCCTGATTGCTGAAGGGATGATTTTTATGGGGCTATTCGGAGCCTACTTGGCTTTCCGTGCTACCTTACCTGCATGGCCGCCAGCAGGTACCCCAGAGTTAGAACTATTGCTACCTGGAGTCAACACCATCAATCTAATTTCTAGTAGTTTTGTCATGCACAATGCTGACACTGCTATCAAAAAGAACGATGCGCGGGGTGCCCAGATTTGGTTAGCAATTACTGCTGCAATGGGTGCTATTTTCTTGGTGGGTCAAGTATATGAATATACCCATTTAGAATTTGGTTTGACTACCAATTTATTTGCTAGTGCATTTTACGTTTTGACTGGTTTCCACGGATTGCACGTTACTATTGGCGTTTTGGCTATTGTTGCCGTGTTGTGGCGATCGCGCCTTCCGGGCCACTATAGTAACGAAAAGCACTTTGGCATTGAAGCAGCCGAAATCTACTGGCACTTCGTTGACGTGATTTGGATTATTTTGTTCGGATTACTCTATCTGCTGTGA
- a CDS encoding COX15/CtaA family protein, protein MSEFVLQQNEAALQQQKPKEMIRRLVWKICIATLILMAIGSATRVMNAGLACPDWPLCYGELVPAKQMNLQVFLEWFHRLDAALIGVSAIALFGLSWWHRRFLPRWLPWASTFALFLIVFQGILGGLTVTELLRFDIVTAHLGTALLFFSTLLIIGTALTPYQGTGTVGKLPWVGLTAAVLVYLQSLLGALVGSRWALHQCLGGSQLCTVMYSHIAGLVPPTVATLAMVFICWRTPALHPALRRLANIAGGLLTLQILLGFATFKLHLQVEPLTVSHQAIGAALLGTLVAFTVLALRDWATSRDITVLSNDC, encoded by the coding sequence ATGAGCGAATTTGTCCTACAACAAAATGAAGCGGCTCTTCAGCAGCAAAAGCCCAAGGAAATGATTCGTCGCTTGGTGTGGAAAATATGCATAGCCACCTTAATTTTGATGGCAATAGGCAGCGCCACCCGCGTGATGAATGCTGGACTTGCTTGCCCAGACTGGCCCTTATGCTATGGCGAACTGGTGCCAGCCAAGCAAATGAATCTTCAGGTGTTCCTGGAGTGGTTTCACCGATTGGATGCGGCTTTAATTGGTGTAAGCGCGATCGCACTCTTCGGTTTGTCCTGGTGGCATCGTCGTTTCTTACCCAGATGGCTGCCTTGGGCATCCACATTCGCCCTGTTTTTAATTGTCTTCCAAGGCATCTTGGGAGGACTCACCGTTACCGAACTGTTGCGGTTTGATATCGTTACCGCTCACTTAGGAACGGCGCTGTTATTTTTTAGCACCCTCCTGATTATCGGCACGGCACTCACTCCCTATCAGGGAACTGGAACCGTTGGTAAGTTGCCTTGGGTCGGTTTAACTGCTGCTGTTCTGGTTTACCTGCAAAGTCTGCTAGGTGCTTTGGTAGGCTCTCGCTGGGCGCTACACCAATGCCTCGGCGGTTCTCAACTTTGTACGGTAATGTACAGCCATATTGCTGGTTTGGTGCCGCCAACAGTGGCAACCTTGGCAATGGTATTTATCTGTTGGCGGACACCAGCACTACATCCAGCCTTACGGCGACTGGCAAATATAGCTGGTGGGTTGTTAACCTTACAAATCTTGTTGGGATTCGCCACTTTCAAATTACACCTCCAAGTTGAGCCTCTCACCGTCTCTCATCAAGCTATAGGAGCTGCTTTGCTGGGTACTTTGGTGGCTTTTACAGTTCTCGCACTGCGTGACTGGGCTACTAGCCGCGACATCACAGTGTTGAGCAATGACTGCTGA
- the ctaD gene encoding cytochrome c oxidase subunit I produces MTQAQLQETANIPALSEEPGIRKWQDYFGFNTDHKVIGIQYLVTTFIFYCIGGVMADLVRTELRTPEVDFVTPEVYNSLFTLHATIMIFLWIVPAGAGFANFLIPLMIGAKDMAFPRLNAVAFWMIPPAGLLLIASLVVGDAPDAGWTSYPPLSLVTGQVGEGIWIMSVLLLGTSSILGAINFLVTLLKMRIPGMGVHQMPLFCWAMFATSALTLVSTPVLAAGLILLAFDLIAGTTFFNPTGGGDPVVYQHMFWFYSHPAVYIMILPFFGAISEIIPVHSRKPIFGYKAIAYSSLAISFLGLIVWAHHMFTSGIPGWLRMFFMITTMIIAVPTGIKIFSWLATMWGGKIRLNTAMLFAIGFVGTFVIGGISGVMLAAVPFDIHVHDTYFVVAHLHYVLFGGSVLGIYAAIYHWFPKMTGRMVNEFWGKVHFALTIVGLNMTFLPMHKLGLMGMNRRIAQYDPKFTFLNEICTYGAYILAVSTFPFIINAIWSWLYGEKAGNNPWRALTLEWMTTSPPAIENFDQTPVLATGPYDYGLENANEGVPLSDPNPVLSAGPNSVLRADPDEPYPTIESELEKR; encoded by the coding sequence ATGACACAAGCTCAGTTGCAAGAAACTGCCAATATCCCCGCCCTTAGTGAGGAGCCGGGGATCAGAAAATGGCAAGACTACTTTGGCTTCAACACCGACCATAAGGTGATTGGGATTCAATACCTAGTCACTACGTTCATTTTCTACTGCATTGGTGGGGTGATGGCTGACTTGGTTCGTACAGAACTGCGAACCCCAGAAGTCGATTTTGTCACCCCTGAAGTCTACAACAGCTTATTTACGCTGCACGCCACAATTATGATTTTCTTGTGGATCGTGCCAGCTGGTGCGGGTTTTGCTAACTTCCTCATCCCCTTAATGATTGGGGCAAAGGATATGGCATTTCCGCGCTTGAATGCTGTTGCCTTTTGGATGATTCCCCCTGCGGGTTTATTGTTGATCGCTAGTTTAGTGGTAGGCGATGCACCAGATGCAGGTTGGACTTCTTACCCTCCCCTGAGCTTGGTAACAGGTCAAGTCGGTGAGGGAATTTGGATTATGAGCGTCCTTTTACTAGGTACATCATCGATTTTAGGGGCAATCAATTTCTTGGTGACATTGCTCAAGATGCGTATCCCTGGTATGGGGGTTCATCAAATGCCCTTGTTCTGCTGGGCGATGTTTGCTACCTCGGCGCTGACTTTGGTATCTACGCCAGTGTTAGCAGCAGGTTTGATTCTGCTTGCCTTTGACTTAATTGCCGGTACAACATTTTTTAACCCAACTGGCGGTGGTGACCCTGTAGTTTACCAACACATGTTCTGGTTTTACTCCCACCCAGCGGTTTACATTATGATTTTGCCCTTCTTTGGCGCAATTTCAGAAATTATCCCCGTCCATTCCCGCAAGCCGATTTTTGGCTATAAAGCGATCGCTTATTCGTCTCTTGCCATTAGCTTTCTGGGGCTAATTGTTTGGGCGCACCACATGTTTACCAGCGGTATCCCCGGTTGGTTGCGGATGTTCTTCATGATCACCACCATGATCATTGCCGTACCCACAGGGATTAAAATTTTCAGCTGGTTAGCAACCATGTGGGGTGGAAAAATCCGGCTTAACACTGCCATGCTATTTGCCATCGGCTTTGTTGGCACCTTTGTGATTGGTGGGATCAGTGGCGTGATGTTGGCAGCAGTGCCCTTTGATATTCACGTTCACGACACCTATTTTGTGGTGGCACACTTGCACTACGTGCTATTTGGTGGTAGTGTTCTCGGCATTTATGCGGCGATTTACCACTGGTTCCCGAAAATGACGGGACGGATGGTGAACGAATTTTGGGGTAAGGTTCACTTTGCCTTAACAATAGTGGGTCTAAACATGACCTTCTTACCAATGCACAAGCTGGGATTAATGGGCATGAACCGCCGTATTGCCCAGTATGACCCCAAATTTACCTTTCTCAACGAAATCTGCACTTATGGCGCTTACATACTAGCAGTTTCGACATTCCCCTTCATCATCAATGCGATTTGGAGTTGGTTATACGGCGAGAAAGCTGGTAATAATCCTTGGAGAGCATTGACCTTAGAATGGATGACTACATCACCACCTGCGATCGAGAATTTTGATCAAACCCCAGTATTGGCCACAGGCCCCTACGACTACGGTTTGGAAAATGCTAATGAAGGTGTACCTTTATCCGATCCCAATCCAGTCTTATCTGCTGGGCCTAATTCAGTTTTACGCGCCGACCCAGACGAACCATACCCAACAATTGAGTCTGAGTTAGAAAAGCGTTAA
- a CDS encoding PstS family phosphate ABC transporter substrate-binding protein: MDNTNQKKALINSEISLFLRGLIIGKVLTLMVIGGLLWWLLKPNLLSRNSVNSSSNQSYKTVSNTASSFQTVADVPTASFNYGGSTAWASIRQLVDSQIQSDRPELQLRYVDPVNASPGSSSGIRMLLDGKLDFAQSSRPLTDEEQAIAKAQGFTLEQRQVGIDGIAVVVNPSLNVPGLTVDQLQQIYLGKITNWNQVGGPNLPITPLSQRPKDADTVIFPSNSDLKGQALGSNVQYVYSTTEAVRQLSKIPGGVYYGSARSVVPQCSVKALPLGQTAGQLIPPYREPMVSSEQCPRQRNQLNTEAIKNGSYPMIANLFVIIKQNKGREQQIGDAYTKLLLTDQGQRAIEQAGFVSVD, from the coding sequence ATGGACAATACAAATCAAAAAAAAGCTTTAATTAACAGCGAAATCTCCCTCTTTCTTAGAGGTTTGATTATTGGTAAAGTGCTGACACTTATGGTTATTGGTGGGCTGCTTTGGTGGTTACTAAAGCCGAATTTATTGTCCCGTAACAGCGTTAACTCTTCTTCTAATCAAAGTTACAAGACCGTCTCTAATACTGCATCTAGTTTTCAGACAGTTGCAGATGTCCCCACTGCCTCATTTAACTACGGAGGAAGTACAGCTTGGGCATCTATTCGGCAATTGGTAGATTCTCAGATTCAGAGCGATCGCCCGGAACTACAATTACGTTATGTAGACCCTGTTAATGCTAGCCCTGGTTCTAGCTCAGGTATTAGGATGTTACTTGATGGGAAACTAGATTTTGCTCAGTCTTCTCGTCCCCTCACAGATGAAGAACAAGCTATAGCAAAAGCGCAAGGCTTCACCCTTGAGCAACGTCAGGTAGGTATAGATGGAATAGCAGTGGTAGTCAACCCATCACTCAATGTCCCAGGTTTAACTGTAGACCAATTGCAGCAGATTTATTTGGGGAAAATTACTAACTGGAATCAAGTAGGTGGGCCCAACCTACCCATCACACCTTTATCTCAACGACCAAAGGACGCAGATACAGTAATATTCCCTAGCAACAGCGACTTGAAGGGGCAAGCACTTGGCTCGAATGTGCAATATGTCTACTCTACTACAGAGGCAGTGCGCCAACTCAGTAAAATCCCTGGTGGTGTGTATTATGGTTCTGCCCGTTCGGTAGTGCCTCAATGTAGTGTGAAGGCTTTGCCATTGGGTCAGACTGCTGGTCAATTAATTCCCCCCTATCGGGAACCTATGGTGTCGTCTGAGCAATGTCCGCGTCAGCGCAATCAGCTAAATACTGAAGCTATCAAAAATGGCAGCTATCCGATGATTGCTAATTTGTTTGTGATTATTAAGCAGAATAAAGGTCGGGAACAGCAGATTGGGGATGCATACACCAAACTTTTATTAACTGACCAGGGACAAAGAGCAATTGAGCAAGCTGGTTTCGTCAGTGTTGACTAG
- a CDS encoding heme o synthase, whose protein sequence is MIETNVSRHHETFLQVIQSYYQLTKPRIIPLLLITTAGSMWIAAKGEVDPLLLLVTLTGGTLAAASAQTINCVYDRDIDYDMERTRHRPIPSGKVQPRDALIFAIALATISFTLLAVFANLLAALLAFSGIVFYILVYTHWLKRHTPQNIVVGGAAGAIPALVGWAAVTGTLSWSAWLIFAIVFLWTPPHFWALALMIKDDYAKVGIPMLPVIEGTTATVKQIWYYTLVTVFATVLLVYPLGASGILYAAIALILGGLFIHKSWRLLQNPEDRAVAKELFLFSISYMMLLCLGMVVDSLPVTHNLISAVSNHLHFIG, encoded by the coding sequence ATGATTGAGACTAATGTCTCTCGCCACCACGAAACATTTTTACAGGTAATTCAAAGTTACTACCAGCTAACCAAGCCTCGGATTATTCCGTTGCTTTTGATTACCACAGCTGGGAGTATGTGGATTGCCGCTAAGGGAGAAGTAGACCCATTGCTGTTGCTAGTAACTCTCACTGGTGGCACTTTGGCTGCTGCAAGCGCCCAGACGATTAATTGTGTCTATGACCGGGATATTGATTATGACATGGAGCGGACGCGCCATCGTCCGATACCTTCGGGTAAGGTGCAGCCGCGCGATGCTCTAATTTTTGCGATCGCACTAGCGACGATTTCCTTTACACTCTTGGCAGTATTTGCCAATCTGTTAGCCGCGCTGCTAGCTTTCTCTGGCATCGTCTTTTATATTTTGGTCTATACCCACTGGCTAAAACGCCACACCCCTCAGAATATCGTTGTTGGTGGTGCGGCTGGGGCAATTCCGGCTTTAGTGGGTTGGGCTGCTGTCACGGGGACATTAAGCTGGTCAGCATGGCTGATTTTTGCCATCGTCTTCTTGTGGACACCACCCCATTTCTGGGCTTTAGCTCTGATGATTAAAGATGACTACGCAAAAGTTGGGATACCAATGTTACCTGTGATTGAAGGTACTACGGCAACTGTAAAGCAGATTTGGTACTACACGCTGGTAACAGTGTTTGCAACCGTGTTATTGGTATATCCCTTGGGCGCGAGTGGAATTCTTTATGCTGCGATCGCCCTAATTCTGGGAGGATTATTTATCCACAAATCTTGGCGTTTATTGCAAAATCCAGAGGATCGCGCTGTCGCTAAAGAGTTGTTTCTTTTTTCCATCTCCTACATGATGCTGTTGTGTCTGGGGATGGTAGTTGATAGTCTTCCCGTTACCCATAATTTAATTAGTGCGGTGAGTAATCATCTGCATTTTATTGGTTAG